Sequence from the Colletotrichum higginsianum IMI 349063 chromosome 6, whole genome shotgun sequence genome:
aggagaCGCGGAGGCATTGCACGGGGGGGCAGGGGTAGCAGGGCAAGAAGAGGCAAGAGGCAAGAGGCAGCAGCGGAAGCAGAGGAGAGGTACGTACCCCGGAGCTGTCACGATTCGCCCGTGATGTGATGCAATCCAATCAATGTTTGCTTCCACAGACAGACTACCGACCAACCATAATAGGTACCGGTGGACAGTAAAACTCCCACGTTGCCGCTGTCCGGTCCCCAATGTCCGATGTCCGATGTCTGATATTCTGTGGCCGCtgtcgtctctctctctctgcctgaGGTTTCGGGGTCCTCGACTGAATTGCCTGTTTGAAACTTCAGACTGTCCTATCTCCCATCGGTCAGTACGAATAAGACTCGCGCCAGAGCTTCAGCTTCCTCGGATCCTCATTCGTCCACCTTCTCTCTCGCGCCGCCTCACCCTTTGCACTCCTCAAACTTTCTCCAATGACGACAAGTCCTCGGGTTCTGGGAGGGATGAGGGGGACGGGGAGACACGGGGAGACAcggggggaagagagagagagacgcgCACATGCGCACACACCCGGAAAGAGAATCAGAAACGCCTACCTTCAGTTCCGTCTGCCGTCTCCCTCGAGGCATCCACCTTGTTCGGACGTGAACCTCGATGCGAGGAGAAACACTCGAGCCGCCAGACTTCCCAGAGCTTCCAATGCCTTTGCCGGTCCCCTGCAATCGCAGCTCGGTTCGGGCGTTTGGCCTAGACTCTCTGTTATGCTTTTGCGCTTCCTCATGCGGCGCCGCTTTCACGTCCCGACCGAACTGACGACGGCCACGTTGAAGTCGCAATGCAGACGGACCGGACCCTTTCGATCCCTTTCGAACTTTTGGAATTCTCTCGAGCCCAAGGCCTTCTTCAGGTTCAGCTCAGCCGCCCAAGCGTGCCGCTGTGCCGTCCAAGCCCGCCGTCCGCCTGTCGACTTGCTTGCTGAGACGATTCTCCCTTGTTCATATGCAGATGCCTGTCCAGCCCGTGCGGGATTGGGGGGTCTTTGGCTCGGCCTGCAGATCCGAGTCTTGACGGGGAAACAAACACGCAATTAATGTAGGCAATCCAACCGCCAACCAAGACGGCCCAGACCAGACGAAGGACGTGGCCCGCAGCAGACCTGGACAAGTCAGCAATGGCACCATCAGGACGTACACGAGGCAGCTCACGCAACTGTACAGTACGGACAGTGTACGCTTTACGGACACCGACGATCAGCGATGTCCTGACAGGGATCACCTCGGTTTTCGGCCCCCTTTTTCTTGTTCCTGTCTTTGTGCCCCCGCCACTGAAGATCCGGGGAAGCTGTTGGTAGAGCTTTTCTTGGCCAACTGTCAACAGCAAAAGGAACATGCAGTAGCTCACCCTCGTAGAGACTCGCCCACTACTTATGTCGTGACAGCTCCCATCTTGCCTTCACGACCTACTCCTCATTAAGTCCCATCGCACATCACAAAGACCTGGTCATGAGTTCAGCAAACAAGCCAAGCCACCTGCACTATGTTGGCAGAGGGTGGGGAAGCTATCCAATGGTCTCTGCGCCCCATGCACTGTGAACTGTTCTGACTGGATCTGGCCCCAGCATGGCGTCACCTGGTCCTTGGCCGAATCATCACCCCCCAAGGTAAGGTAAGTAGTAAGACACCATGACATGGCAGACTTGTGAGACAGCCGACAAGAAGACTGCCCACCCAAAGGATCCCCAAAGGCGCCATCGGGACACGGTCTCTGGAGCAAGACACCTTTACCCCAGCCGCGCCCACCCTCTACCGCCGTTCAGCCCATGCCCACCGTTCCAATCGGGCGTTTACACCATTTCCTCCCCCGCACGAtctcccgccgccaccgccgccaccgccggtAATGCTTGGCCATGTGACCCGCCCTAGCTCACCGCTGCTGTCACCTAACGGGGAGGCCTAGGTTTTGTAGCAACTAGTCGAACCGCTCTGTCAGAAAACCAATCACAACCCCTTTTGTACACCAATGCTCTAGGTTGTCTCCATGTTCAAGTAGTCACTTTCAAGGTACAAGGCCTAGCATTGTAGTGTATTAATCCTCTTAAATGATAATAGTAGAATGCGGCCTATAAGCATCACAGGTAGTTTGCAACAGGTAATATTGTAGGTTAACAGCAATAGTTGGAATTTTGAGAGGTAAGTAGGATCGATGAGGACCGAGACAATTTCATGCTCAACTAGCTGTTTCCATCTGGCTGCCGTTAGTGCTGCAACTACTGCAAATGCTGTGAGGAAAGACCCAAATGCCACTAAATATATTCCGATCCTCACggtgatgtcggcgacggtAGCGACAGGTCCTTGTCGGCAACTGAATGCCCGGACCTGACGTGCACACGAGCCAATTACGGATCCATGTCACTTCCGttggctgctgctgagctTGACCAAATGGCCTTGTTCAAGTCCAAGTCTGTTTTGACAAGGGCGCTCTCGTTGATTTCCCGCGTACTGCTCGCTCGTGACCCTGACAAATGATCAGAGATGTGAAACTTTCAACTCTTCTTCTAGGGTGGCGGGTAGTGTGTAGAGTCGGAGTTAGGCTGCAGGTAAACTGCAACCTTCTTCACCATAGGTACTTctctgatgatgatggctAGGGTTTCTCTTCCAAACTCTTGGTGAGGCTATCGAGGTAATAATGCTTTTTGGGAACATGGACGAGTTGAAGGTTGCCTTAGCTTCAAGCCACTTTTTCGCCCCAGGCGACCCAAAACGGTTTCTCCAAGGTTTAACAGCGCCCTGCGACTCGAACGGCTGTCTGACGCGCGATGGCAGCGCCCAGATTGAACGTCTCCGACTCCGATCACACAAATACTGTAAATCTCGCCTGTTTCCTGTTATTCCACACATCCGATGATTACTGAATCCCGTTCCATTTCACAACAATCACATACTCTCACAATCTAAAGGTCTCTACCTACATCGCTCTCTCGCCGAAACAACTAAAACGCTCGGTCTATCACGCCATGTTTTCAACGTCACTCGGCAAGAAGCAATGGACGTCAAGATGGGATGGCTTGCCTACAGAGATCCGGCTTCTTATCTTACAATGCCTGACGCAAGACGGTTGCACACTGGGCCGCTTGGCCACGGTGTCCCGAGAGTGGCAAACACAGATCGAGCGATATAACTTTGCTCGAATCAGACTGACACCGTCACGCCTTGTCGATTTTGGCACGATGATCCAAAGAAACAAGGCTCTCGTCCGCTACATCTGGTTCTGCTTGGAACTTGATGAGTACGATTGCACCACTTGCGTACCTCGCCGTCGGACGTTCTTAGGTGTTGCGTGGGAAGAGCAATTTGAGATCAGCGATACAGATAAATGTCCCATCACCACGGCATTCCGGAATCTGTTCGCGGTCCTCAGCACATGGGATCTTCACAGCGATCTGATGCTCGATATTAGCATCTATTCACCTAGCGACTCGGAACATTGTTTTCCATATCTGACCTTTATGCCCGACGCTCCTTCGGATATGCCAGGTGATTATGGTATAGAGAAGGCGATATGGCACCGAGACTATCATGACCCTCAACATGGTTGGGTTGCCGGCTTTCGACACTCCGCCCCATCTACATCTGCTATCCTGAAAGTGTTCCATGGAGTTATGGAGCAGGGGCCGTTTGATAGTGATCAGTTAGAGCTGCAATGGTGGGATCAGCTTCCATCAGTCCCAGCGTAACCAGTCTACTTCTCCGGCAGCAGAACCGCCGGAGATGGAAGCTGGATTCGCTGGCACATATGTTTGCCCGGTTTCCCAGACTCCGGGAACTTCACTACGAACCCTGGAGGGAATGGGGCTGGTATCAGCGCCATACAGATGAAGGTGAGTATTGCTGTATAAACCTCCCACCCTTTCAAGTTATCGCCCGCTATCATATGTTTAGGTACTCATTTACTAATAATCTGCATTCTCTATCTAGGTTACCAACATCTTTTCGAGTCCATCCAGCATTCTAACATTAATCTCAAGAGACTTGTAGTCTTTGAGAACTTCAATCAGCAGTACCCGGTTACCATGCAGCAATTCCTAGATGGAGTCGAAAAAGCCGGATGCGACAGGATTCGCAACCCTGCGCCAGCTGTTGGCAAGATGATCGCGCTCACCAGCCTCAAGCTCGAACATCTCGCAGCATCCTTCATCGCAGATGCTAGCCACTTCTTCGAGATCAGCCCCGCTTGGGAGTGGCCGAACCTGGCCTCGCTTGTTCTCACTTCCAAATTACTCACGCCCGACGAGAACTCGATCGAGATTGGAGCTATGcttcgggcggcggcggcagcggctaTGAAGATGCCCCGACTAGAAACAATGGAGATTTGGAACGGACGAAAGGGGCTAGCAGCGCTCTTTAGGTATCAGGCGTTCCGCAACATACACGAAGCTGCAATTGTGTGGCGAGGCACGTGGAAGTTGGCTATGGAACCATCCACCATCCAGGCTTGGGAAGCTGTGATGTACCAGTATGATGGTTGGAGACTCGATTTGGTCCAGGAACAGCTGGATGAGGCTGCTATCAAGTCTCACGGGGATGCAGTTCACTACTTGATGCTTTCAGGCCAGGTCATTCGGCCCATATCGTTATGGCAGATCCAAAGAGAACAGGAAGCCTTAGAGGGCGTAGACACTGTATGATATTAACAAAACATACATaacaaaaagaaaagtaAATTCCACAGGCAATAGCTAGTATTACGAGGTAGCTAAAGTAGAGTTGGGTACTGTTGTCACAGTGGGAGGGTCACTAGGAGACAATCAAGGGGGTGTGCCAAatggcggtgatggcgcTGTGGAGGTTGGGAGAGGTGCATCATCATGCGCGTCGCGGGGTCCCGTTCCATGCTTTTCAGACGACGCATCTCCGCGTCCAGATGGACCCTCTACACTACCTACGATGTACATCACTGACAGCCGCCACTCCATTTTGGCTCGGGACGGCGCAACGTTGAGGTTTGTCCCGGGACCCGCGGATGAATGCCACGAGGGGGCTGGATTTCTTAGTGCGATTCCAATTCCAACGCCTCTCCAAGCCTCCTGTCCTACTATTGGGTCCTTCCAAGAAACGCTTTACTGCCCGTGTCTTGGGTGCTCTGTCTGTTCCATGTTCTGATGTTTGGTCGGGCCAAGAGACGACATGCGACATCTTTGCATCGAGAAGCGATGAAAGTCCTGGCAGAaaacctccctccccctctttgACGACAGAAACTCACGCTTTCCCTGTCTTCCTACCAACTAGTCTGTAATCTCAGGCTCTGAAGATCTATGCTAACATAGTTTTGCTATGTCAACACTATTTTACATACATCACGTTGAAGTACGACCGCCGATGCCGGCCGAGCACCTGCTACATGTGCGATTGATTATCGAAGGATCCTGCGCTCGTAGCTCAAGCTCACCGGTCTACGCTCCGCAGAACTCCAGACCTGCTGCCCAATTGCAGGTTGAAGGTTATAGATTGCAACCGAGGTTTTGTGATGCTGCCTCGAGGCTCGGGCATGGGCCTGGTTGGACAATTCTCTCTGTGAGTACAGCTGTGCGTTGGGCTGCACGCCCGAGGGTTCACAGCAGGAATTGTTGCAGGTTACCTCTCCCAACATGCATGACCGCGTATCCTATCACTGAGAAAGATTTCCGCAGTACGTTGTTAACAGGATTCGGGTGTATCTCGTAAAGAGTGGCTTGGGCGTCTCGACCATTGCCATCGAATTATGATGCCGGCGCACCGCCTCATAGGCTGGCGTTAACACGGCAGATATCATTCGTGGATCTTTCGAATGGTGGCTTCTAGTCCCCCGGGCTACTACCACGTTGTCTTGCCACAGTGTTACATTTAGACGAGTTTTATCTGCAGAGACATATGCTCTAGGTCAAAATCGGCAGTGTGCAACCTGCACGAAAATGCGATGAACCCCATGTTGCAGTGCTTGATTGAGATACCCGCCCATCACGGCTTGGCGCTATGAGGCACATATAGAATGCCGCTGCCCCCAATTGACACAACTAGTCCGGGCCTGAACCATCCTCTCTTTCTGCACGTCGGCGACAGCTCTATTCTTGCAAGGAAATATTGCGGTTCGAGCTATGCGTACAGGATCGAGACTCCTATGGGCGGCTACTTCGGCAGCCAGCCGCGCCCTTCTTGTCATTGCGCAACTTTCGGGCGACGCCAACTCGATCGTGGAACCAGCCGAATTCAACATTGAAGAAGCGCTCCTGCAGCACGGCATCAACGTGTCTGGGATTCCCGACCTGGTAGATCTCGGGAGACGATCAGAGAAAGGATGCTCTGTAGCCGTGGGTGGTTTCTTTGAGCCTGCAGAACATGAGCATACGAAGCCTAACGTTTTGATTTCTCCGCGTAGTGCAGCTCGTTGAGATTCAtctacggcgacgacgcaGTCGAGACGAAAGACGAGGCAGCTTATACCGACTTCTTCAGCCTCTATTGGTCGACGATACAGGCCGAGGTCAGGCCGTATTGTATCTTCAAGCCGTTCGAACCAGAGCACGTATCGGTCGTCGTACTTCTATCGCGCCTGACGCAGTGCCCCTTCGCGGCCAAGAGTGGCGGCCATGCTGCGATGGCGGGAGCATCCAGCATCGAGGGCGGCATCACCGTCTCCTTTACGAATATGAGGGGAATTTCGTTGTCTGCAGACAGGAAGGTTGCCTCGGTCCAGCCCGGGAACGTCTGGGGCGATGTGTACCAAGAGCTGACCAAGTACGACGTCACTGTCATTGGGGGGCGGATATACAGCGTCGGCGTTGGGGGGCTTACGACCGGAGGTGAGTTGTTGATCGTCCCGGCGAGCACATGAATCTCTCTGTCAATAACATCCAAGAAATTGGCATGGGTTGAAAATCGCGCACACTGACCCTGTTCTAGGCGGAATCTCCTTCTTTTCTGGTCTGTACGGCTGGGCCTGCGACAACGTGGACAGCTACGACGTACGTCAGGTCGTCAACTGCATTGAAGAACCATGGACACGCTCGCTCACAAGAAACAG
This genomic interval carries:
- a CDS encoding Oxoglutarate iron-dependent oxygenase, producing the protein MVGSASISPSVTSLLLRQQNRRRWKLDSLAHMFARFPRLRELHYEPWREWGWYQRHTDEVFENFNQQYPVTMQQFLDGVEKAGCDRIRNPAPAVGKMIALTSLKLEHLAASFIADASHFFEISPAWEWPNLASLVLTSKLLTPDENSIEIGAMLRAAAAAAMKMPRLETMEIWNGRKGLAALFRYQAFRNIHEAAIVWRGTWKLAMEPSTIQAWEAVMYQYDGWRLDLVQEQLDEAAIKSHGDAVHYLMLSGQVIRPISLWQIQREQEALEGVDTV